The Camelus bactrianus isolate YW-2024 breed Bactrian camel chromosome 1, ASM4877302v1, whole genome shotgun sequence genome segment tgaaattaacattttaaattgactgcaataaaaaaataagaattaaaagaaaaaaagaagtgaggGGAAGATAGCAAACATTTCTTAAGGATCTATCAACTACCATGCTCAGTGTAGGACTCTTAATAGTAAGtacgttattttattttgccatATATGGTGTTATCTCTATTTTGCCAATGAAGAActttaggctcagagaggttcaatgTTGATTTGCTCAAGGCTACTCAGAAAGTAGGCGATAGAGGATGCAATTACCCCTCAAACGGTCTGACTTCAGAAGTACTACAGCATATCAGGTTCTCCCTGAGTCATAAATAATGCTGAAAGCAATTCTTCTTCAATAAACCACTGCTCCTTGGTATGGAAGTTCAAATCTACTTTTTCTACATACTCCTTTCTGGTGATTCTTCTTGGATTCCACAACCATAGTAAATTTTCCCATGACATGTGAACTGTTTCTAAATTTGAACTGTGCCTCCTGTAGGTTTAGGTAAGACTTTAACTGTAGCgaggaagacataaaaatgacaATGAGTACTGAAACCTGCTACCCTGCTCCTCTTTTGACTCTCATACTCCCACATTCCTGCTCATCTTTGTCCCCGTCCTGGAGGAACTCACATGCTCAGAGAGGAGCTGAGTGCACATGGATGTCATGCAAAGGAGCTTGACTGTATCCTGTGTGAAGGGGAACAGCAGAAGGACTTAAAGCAGAGAATGATAAGCGCAGATTTGAACTTTAGAGAGCTCATTCTTGAGCCTGAGTGGAGGATAATTCTTAAGAAAGACAAGATTGGGAACAGAAGTCTGAGTGAAAGAAGATGGGGGCCAAACCACGGTCATCACGGTTGGTATAGAGAAAGAAGGACACAACAGAGAAATATTTAAGAGGTACAGTTGTCAGGACATGGTGATGGACTCAGGTATGAGGAGTCAAGGGTGATTCCATGTCTCAAGTTTGTTCTGCGTGTCATGAGTGTTGGCAACTGAGTTGGAGATTCAGGAAGAAGAGCAGGTTTTGGGGACAAGCAGATGACGAACTCCATTATGAACATCTTGAATTTGATGTGTCTGAGGGACACAGGAGCATGACCAGAAAATAGTCAGATGTAGAGCTCATTAGAGCAGGAGAGGGGACTGGGCAACAGATGTGGATGTGTGAGGCATCAGCTCAAAAGGGGTGAGGTCACCGGTCTTTAAGTGGTGAACAGAGCAAAAGGGCCTTTAAAGGAGACTGAGGAGGAAAAgccacagagaaggaagagaaccAAAGATAACGGTGCATGGAAGTCAAAGGGAGAGCACTTCATGGAGAAAGTGGTCAATAGTTTCAAAGGCTGAAGAGAGGTCAAGGAAGATGTAGATTGAAGAGTCCATTGGGCTTGGCTATCTACAGGTCTTTCATGGCTAATCTTTGCCATGGGAGATTCAGTAGAAGAAGAGGCACATTGTTCAATAAATATGACCAAGACTGAAACTGTCTTATAGTCCATGCCCTTCAGCACTAGGTTTATCATAAACTCAAAGGGAGTCATCATTTGTATTTGACATGTGAACAACTTGAGTCATGGAGAGTCCAATGGTAAACTTTAGTACCTCATTGGCTAGAATCCTAGGCAGAAGTCCTCTGATTTCTTCTATCAGGTTCTTACAGTGGCTTTTGATTAATGATGAGATGTGAAACTGAGCATTAACCTTAAGTGACAAGGGTGGGACTCACGCATTAAATCCAATCACTTTGTCTGTCTCTCATGGTCCAGAACTCCTTTGCATCTTCCTGGGCTCCTCCCTTGTTCCACATGCTGTTACTAAGTCCTGTTGATTCTACCTCGCAAATCTCTCTCAAATGTATCACTCTTCTCATGTCCAGCATCACTACCTAACTCAGGTCTTGTTATTCCTCGTTGGGGCTCTTCGTCCTCCTGGCCCAAGTCTCATTTCCCCTCAGTCCCTGTAAGTCAATGGAGGGACAGAATGGGTCTTGCTCATCTTTCTGTGCTTTAGCATgatatctggcacatagtataGGCTCAATAAATGTCAAGGAGCAAGTGTAAATAATGAGTATTAGATTTAAAGTTTTGGGTTCATAATTCTTGATACACGACAAGAGAAAGTCATTTCTAGTGAACAGAAGATACTCCTCTTCTCAAATAGGTACTGATTACCGTCCAGCACCTAGTAGTTCTATTTCTTTAACTAGCAGCTTTCCTTATCATCCATGATACTAGGTTAGTTATATGGTATAagagaataaaaacatttaagaaCAATCTTTTTGCAAATAAGCTAGAGTcataaatttcttatttattcattatataatgctaaatttttaaaaagacaaccaACAGGATAATTCTGGTTGGTTTGATATGACAAAGTGAATATTTAGCAAAGAAAGGTGCTGTTCTAAACTGGTTAAAGTGATCGGTGGATCTGTGACAACTCTCACATTGCATCGCTTAAGTAATGTTGCTGGTATAGTTCACCTCTGGAGCTAGCATAGTAACGCCATGTGGTGCAGCCTAGCCACACATCAGTGTGGCTCAGGACAGGTGGAGAGCCACTCATTGCTGCTGACAGTCCTCCCTTCTGAATGTCAATCTTCTCAAAtggaaaaaagttttattttacaatatcagaCTGAGACAGATCTGGAAAGGTCTTTGGAGGCTGGCTGGACAAACCCTGTGGTCTTAGAGATGAGGAAGCTCAGGCCCACAACTACTGACGTGTGCAGGGTGAACTGCTGCCTTGTCCACAGTCCCCTCTGGTCCCTAAGGTGTCATtcttcaccccaccccccaccccattgtGTTTCACCCTCATTActtcctctgtttctctccctcctttcatATGGGGAGTGAACTCAGGGATCCAATAATAGCTGTTAAGTAATCTCctttttaattcataaaatttaaagtatCCAACATTGTTACATTCCTAAATGGTTTTGTACTCACATATTAGCACCATTACAGTCATTCTGAAATATTCACTGAgataaattcagttttctttgcTGAAAACTGAATTTATATGATTATAGAGAATGGAGGCTTATGATTTCTGATCAAGTTTCTGCCCTTttatgaaacaaaatttttttctttgttttaaatctatttctaattttgaaaaaatataacattggaggcagggaaggtatagctcagtggtagagcgcatgcttagcatgcacgaggtcctgggttcaatcctcagtacctccattaaataaataaatagataaataaattaaacctaattaccttccccccaaaacaaaaatgacaacgaaaaattaaaaataaataaataaaatataaaaatataacattttaaatttgtttaggaGTATtacttataataataatttagatTAAGAGTAAGGAGCAAGGGGAAAAACACCCCCTaggatattttatattaaaagattAAATTGACTGTATGTcaaggggaaaatattttgaagctcacaataatttataaagtaaaaatcGACAGCAGTTCTCAGTTCTAACTCCTCCCCATCTATTGCTCCCTCCTTGACAAAATATCAAGGTTAttttaatacattacaatgaaCACTTTagtctcattttctctcttagtAAGTTGCTATCATCCTTCACATGGTCCCACTGattaaataaagtgaaaatatcCTGGAAAAATTAGCTtccatttctaaaatatgttcatttttatctgtgagaaatatgagaaaagttGTCCACCAGAATCATAACTATGCAAAGTCACCTGGAGTATGTAAAGCTGAAGATACACCACCTTAGAGGAGTGGTCTAGTAGCAGAGAGCTGGACTCCAGGCCCCACGAGACCCAGGAGAGAATCCTGACTCCACGTGACCACCTCAACACCCTCACACGTGAAATGGGGACAGTGAGCCTTAGAGTGTTGCAAGGGATAAAGCAGGCAAAGCACCTGACAAACAGTAATTGCCCAATAAGTAGCACCTACAATTATTCGCCTATTACCCAGTCTTGTATCACCACTATTATTATTCCAGAGAAAAGTACGAGATAAAAGGAACAGTAATGCCCTGAATTGCCGTTAGTTTTCtagattctgatttttctactgaCCAATTTGAGGAGACCACATAATAAAATTTGTGAGGGAGAAATACAGTGGATTCTTAGTTGCATGGTCCTGCTTGCGTTTTACCTGGATCCACTCAAGAGGATTAATTCCAAGAAGCACCAGAGAAACCTTGCCCAGTATGGGACCTCAGAACTTCAGGATAAGAGTCATGGATGAATTTGTCTCAAAACGCGTTTCTGTTGCTAATGATGCAGGGTATGTCTGTTGGAAGTTTTGAAACCAATATATTCTTGCTaaattgccttttgtttggagGAAGAGGGTCCTCTGCTGATAAATATTCTGTCCCTATGTTTTGAACTGCATTTAAAGGGTTTACCTACATCTTTTATGGCAAATCTTTCTCAATTCAttgaaaaacataataaaaccATTGTATCACATGGTAAGggggaaatattttctttccccctttcattaaaaaaaaacaaccccaaacaTAACAATgaataatgaaaggaaaacaaacgaAGCCATTCCATTCCATGGAGGAGGGGCAGAGTAGCTGCAGGGGACAGCTGCAGTGCGTCTGGCGTCccgattcttttttttctcatcactTTATTACTTACTGGACCAAGAATGTAGACAATTTCAGCTATGGTTGTTTTGCATTTGAGTTTCTCAACTTAATTCTGCATTGTGCTCATCTGCCCCCTGCCCTGAGTCCTAAGCCAACAGAGTCATTTAAGCATGTTGCTTTGAACCACACAAACAGGGGGCTTTTATTCCTTTTCCAGCTCCACCCCTCCCCATGAGACCCTTGAAATTTGGAAGGGCTCACGTCTTAGTCAGCCTGGGCTGCTAGAACACACCCCATagactgaatggcttaaacaacagccATTTCTCACTgatctggaggtcagaagtcctagACCAAGGTGTCAGAGGATTCAGTGTCTAGTGGGACCCCACTTCCCAGTTTGTAGACGGCCGCCTTCTTGCTGTATACTATCatgatggagggagagaaagtgcgttctcttcatcttcttataagggcactaaccccatcaCGGGGGCTCTACCCTCATgtcctcatctaaacctaattacctcccaacagCCCCATCTCTTAATACCATCACAGTGGGGGTTAGAGTGCCAATGTAAAATCTGGGGatgacacaaacattcagtccctaGCACTCACACCATGCTTTtgtgaatgtttgtcaaaaccctTCATGCCTCTTTCAAGCACTTCCCACTCTAGTTTCAGTTGAGTACCAGTTAACTGCATGCTTACACACCATCACTGTGTGATCTTTAATGAGATGCTGTCaactgtgtccccctccccccaattcatatgttgaaaccctaatccccactgtgatggtatttggaagtaaGTCATTTGGGAAGTAACTACATTAAATGAggccatgagggtggggcccccataacgggattagtgtccttctaagaaTAAGAGACAGAGAGATCACTCCTCTCTCCAGGAGCAGGCacaggaaaggccatgtgagcacacagtgagaaggcagccatctacaagccagaaggAAAAGCTTCCCCCAaaccaaccatgctggcaccttggtcttggacttccagcctctagaatcATGAGCAATCAATGTGTGTTGGTTAAACTACCctgtctatggcattttgttatagcagcttgagCTGACTGGGACCCAAGATAACTTCAATTCTACTAAACTGAAAAGGCACAGGGAGGAAGAAATAATGAATGTGGTGATTCCTAAGGGGGTATTTGATtcatttccaaaaatgtttttgaactaaTGGACTAAAATCCTTGGAAGTGAATATTTTCTGTCATAATATTGACTGTTACATAAGGATTTTGTTTTACAATACAGTACAACTACAATTTCCTCCAAATTTCCCTTCAAAccatcacttttttcttttttacaaatttTCACAGCTCTTGAGTTTCCTACTATGTACTACATTTACACAAGAGAATTTCAATTTTAAAGCAGACACATAAGAGGACagcttttaaaagcattttcagtGTTTCGTTTCTACGAGAAAGATGTGATCAGCAGCATAATTTGCACTAGTTATTACagctttaaataatattttcaaaatattacttaaCCCTTTCAGCATGTAGGGAATCTAACAACATAACTACATGGAGGTTCATTAGACACAAAATCACTATGTAGAATTCAGTGTCTCAACAAACGATTTACTGTTTCTTCTAAGAAAGCTGTGTGTTTTCTAGAATTTTGATAAACAATGCATTTATTTCACTGCTGGAAATTGTACCTACAGTAGCTGAGATTTCTGCATAGTAACAAAGTTTGTTCAGGCTGCACATGCTCCTTTAGGGCTCAGGGCAGCAGTAGTGTATTTATTAATACAGAACATCATGTTCCATTATGACAGCCACTCATCCTTGCTAATGAGACATGATCAGCCACCACTATGGATTAAGTGGTGTCAGGTCATCCAAAAATGCTTACCAATGACATGCTTATTAAATTTATCTAGAACTTTCACCATACTAGTGCTGCATTTTatgcagatgggaaaactgagattcTGTCCAGAAGTGACACTAAGTGAATCTTGAGCTAGGAAGGGAGTTTTCATCAGAATCTCCTGGGGCATGTGTTAAAAATGTATGTTCCCTGCCTCCAACCCGAGTTTCTGACACAGTGGGAATGGACCTGGAAAGGATCCAGAAATCTGGTTTCACAAGGACCCTGGGTGATTCCGATGTCTTTGATCCACTTTGGGGAACATCTTGTGGGTCCTACACCTAGCTTAGAAACCATACACCAAGAAAGTGTTCTGAGCAAGTTGCGTGAGTCCAAACCCTGAAGTCAGAGAACTTGTCTCTGCTTTCTaattaattttctctctctcaggcaCTTTAGGTGGCCTCACTGTTGGGTTTCCATGGGGCTGGCTTACCAAGctctgcatattttttttttttcattcttttctccctATCGTCCACGCTACATTAAACCTCAAAGTTACGGGGGCCATACTTAAGGTGACAGTGATTAGCACTTGTGCTGAGAGGTCATGAATGTCAACACGAGTGTGTGGTTCTCCTATGTTCTTTTTAACAAACAGTTCTAGAAAGTTAGGATGTTTGCCAAGAGGGAGAAATCTCAAATACTAAACTTCATGTCCTGGCAGTACAGTGGGGAGGAGGTGATTTTGGTCTGCTTGCCTCGGCGGGCTCCTTGTAAAATCAGCTCTGTTGCTAAGAATGTACAGGATTTCCTTTGCAGATTTATGTAGAAGTTGAAGAGTACAAGGCTGACCACAAAAGGCATTGAGAGTGCCAACTTCTTGTCTTCTAGCTTTACTGGTTGGTGTTGATAGGATGAAACTGGGGGAAAATTGGCTACTATAACCCAAACTCACCCTAATATAATCCTAACTTGAATCATAAAGTCAGTATAAGAGTTTGCAGTGGGAAATATCTCTTTTCAGAGGGAGGCTGGCTGTTCAGCCTTCAAAGGAGGGACCCAGTATTGACCACAGGAATTTGGAATCAGAAATCATTTGAGCTATTCTCCCCGGGACCTTGCTCTAATCCTCCTGGAGGCCAGAGCCTTACATCTTAATGGTCTAACAGAGGATGAGAGGATACAAGGTGGGTGAGGAGAGAGCCCATGATAAATATGGCCCGATTAAGAGAAATAGCTCTGGGTTCTGAATCTGACCCTACTgctcattagctgtgtgaccttgggcaacttacaTAAACTCATTAGCCTCCATTTACTATCTGAAAAAGGGGAAGTCTACTGACACATGGTGAATATTCAGTTCATATTTCTATTATTATCATATCATTAATAGTATTATTTTCCTCTTGGAAAAAGTTGGAAAGCTAAATCTGAGGTTGGCGTTCATCAGTCTCTCGGCTGGGGTAGAAGTAGAAGAATTTTGGTTTTACAAGGTACAGTGGATGGAACAAGGACTGGCTCCCCCTCTCTGGAAACTTACATTTATGTGCCCATCTCGGATCAGTCTTGCAGAAAGTGTGATGAACGATGTCAAGGACACACATAGCATGGTAAAACTCAGGCACAGGTCGAAGGCTTGCAGCGTCAGGTGGTACTCTTCATAGTGAGGTGGGTCTACACAAACTGACGGGAACCTTGTATACGGAAAGGGAAAGGCAACTGCATAACCCAGGTAATTGGTCCCTGCAATTCCGGAAAAAGAGTAGAAGCAATACGGGCCAAGGAGAGCGGATTCCAAGGCTACTGCAAAATGGAGTGGACATCCCATAATGCTCAGAATCACAAAGGTGAAACCAGCTTCCCACTGAAAGTAAAGCAGAAACAAATCGTTACTTTGGGAGCTAGCTTTTTCAGAAGATCCTTAGCAAtatgaggaaagagagagacGCTGGGTATTCATCTTTCCTACTAGGAGATGAAGGAGAGATGGCTTACAGACTTCTCTTTAGGTCCTTTGGTCCTCCTCTTGAACCTTCACTATGGAGAATAACTTATCAGCCAACTGGGGTGGGAAAAACAAAGATGAGTAAACCGAATTCCTGCCTTACCCTAGGACCTTATTATTCAGGGTGTGGTCCAGGGTCCCAGAGGAGTCAcatcccctgggagcttgttagaaacgtAGAATCTCAGGCCTCAGCCAGACatactgaatcaaaatctgcattttaacaaggttccccaggtgattcacaCATATAttaaagtctgagaagcactgctgTGGCCACAGGAAGATCTGTAATCAGACCATGGTAGTCTTTCTGTCCCATGGGGTTGCTTGGCTCTATACTGTTGAAATGCAAGATACTATagaattttcatccttttttttggGAGGCGGTACCAGAGAGATTGGAAGGAGATCCCAGATtgagaaattgaggctcaaaaaTGCATTGTTAAAAATAGAGGAGCCTATAGACTCATTTCTTCAAAATGAAATTCAGGAACACTAACTCTGGCTCTGTCCTCGCCAGACTACAATACTTGAATACAATAATCACAGGAACTTGTAGAAAATGTTTGGAGCAGGTATCAGATAAAAATTATCCACTTAAAATATAGTTTATTACTGACATCCTTCTTGTAAAGATCG includes the following:
- the TMEM212 gene encoding transmembrane protein 212 isoform X2; translation: MQGLYQAAGRILVTLGALSVVSGVIAFFPVFSYKPWFTGWSVWIACPIWNGALAITTGVLLLLAHRQWIQRYLWEAGFTFVILSIMGCPLHFAVALESALLGPYCFYSFSGIAGTNYLGYAVAFPFPYTRFPSVCVDPPHYEEYHLTLQAFDLCLSFTMLCVSLTSFITLSARLIRDGHINGQKNGQ
- the TMEM212 gene encoding transmembrane protein 212 isoform X1 — translated: MQGLYQAAGRILVTLGALSVVSGVIAFFPVFSYKPWFTGWSVWIACPIWNGALAITTGVLLLLAHRQWIQRYLWEAGFTFVILSIMGCPLHFAVALESALLGPYCFYSFSGIAGTNYLGYAVAFPFPYTRFPSVCVDPPHYEEYHLTLQAFDLCLSFTMLCVSLTSFITLSARLIRDGHINGLRGNETWARRTKSPNEE